The Deinococcus cellulosilyticus NBRC 106333 = KACC 11606 genome contains a region encoding:
- a CDS encoding C39 family peptidase, whose amino-acid sequence MSIPESLSGEVLRAALLSLLTLCKKPVILLVAPGGYGKTVAVAQWMRTQKDPCVWVTERALSTTGERLLQEICRQLRGLQKLPPVDSRVTLEDVLLLLDRQRDVPVKLVFDGLDGASRETMLLLARLCRGMPAGHQVVLCCRSPRLEGFQQLFIKQQVEVFTAEHLAFSVQECTRVVGRPYTQREYERSRGWCQEVCHQHQSQFVYDPKAYIEELALELDEAVAPALPLLLQRDVWCESDFPQPETLWKLLESGVPLLPVDLLHYQLHPLLQEWLLDQHQGDADLPTGDLDLGVALQMVRRLVASDQLETLMPWLDRTVREWLRQDQFDAIVTVLETLDVQTLSPFLRTALAEAHLNLAHVDLSERMLLDQVQDGLPTSRTFANLALIALRRDRLDEAKSMLDQGKLVAMDAEDELWVTGLEVYHQLRISNVQRAVELADFCVTLARSTGLQEMLILSHCRMAYVERIRQNPRGVEYHTGEALRFALHQGLVHKAAIAVNALADQQKDLGLYQKALENITTAIGGMHSKHPYTGVMYGTRGLIFTEMGNFEEALRDLQESQRLLHLHHNHHAAMLPAAFITYCLYRLGHFEELNRHFQAFDDHVQLNPSPNNQDGRLDYHPLASCICHYANGKKREALQALEEVVVSERNSWLDSVLLAQLFRCKIKHELKEVHQKDADLLMRIIESRDTGVMVGMYYDEFSGVLDHFIERGWHARTLQELVQHRQPHFNPIQKIRIEMLGKPRLLIGDREVKIPNNYPAMALIYLHLHRGSFSTTLRMTDHLWREDLQERKARSNRASAACSMLKKVLRDFDATYEDLVIKDPREGLQLNEKFEVTSDLDPYLHPQNLGLDEQLELLQKLVELHRLPGMFFGTITTDWAESVREQIREAATDMARMLAEDRALRGDHLQALELLEMGLQIDPHAFELMEQAINYARTARQFERAADLGQRLSEVVGKDLSLRHQLVHHPVEVLGTFTLHQLLLGMDLRLQPDCNSGTLVSNELESAPFTSMILSWNGAAPAGSTLEVAVRVKIAGEWSGFYSYGQWSEANRASTPPRKDPHGHMDTDVLKLYSPATCYQYRVTFNRLEGAPSPALWQMTVLTTGEEPLPSSHTSDQTTWGTELQVPSMSQLTFEEGAGWCSPTCLKMVFGHHGVKVSVPELAQRVYDSTYRGTGNWVFNTAAAAAYGLRGYVHRLTGLPEAEHFIARGLPLVLSLSWKEGELTGAPLTRSTGHLILLVGFTREGHPIVHDPAALRIEDVRRVYDRLELEKLWLRHSLGMCYVIEPVGTSQNQKAHLLR is encoded by the coding sequence ATGTCCATCCCAGAATCCCTGTCCGGTGAGGTGCTCCGAGCAGCCCTGCTTTCCCTGTTGACCCTGTGCAAAAAACCTGTGATTCTGCTGGTGGCCCCTGGTGGTTACGGCAAAACCGTGGCTGTGGCCCAGTGGATGCGCACCCAGAAGGACCCTTGCGTGTGGGTGACGGAGCGTGCCCTCAGCACAACCGGGGAACGTTTGCTGCAGGAAATCTGCAGGCAGTTGCGAGGCCTCCAGAAGTTGCCCCCTGTGGACTCCCGTGTCACCCTGGAAGATGTGCTTTTGCTGCTGGACAGGCAGCGGGATGTGCCTGTCAAACTGGTGTTTGATGGCCTGGATGGGGCCTCCCGAGAAACGATGCTGCTGCTGGCCAGACTGTGCAGGGGCATGCCAGCAGGGCATCAGGTGGTGCTGTGTTGCCGTTCTCCCAGGCTGGAGGGCTTCCAGCAGCTGTTCATCAAGCAGCAGGTGGAGGTCTTCACGGCAGAACACCTGGCTTTTTCTGTGCAGGAATGCACACGGGTGGTGGGACGGCCTTACACGCAGCGTGAGTACGAAAGAAGCCGGGGGTGGTGCCAGGAGGTCTGCCACCAGCATCAGTCCCAGTTTGTTTATGACCCGAAAGCCTACATTGAGGAACTGGCCCTGGAACTTGATGAAGCAGTGGCTCCGGCCCTGCCTTTGCTGCTGCAGAGAGACGTTTGGTGCGAATCGGATTTTCCGCAACCCGAAACCCTGTGGAAACTGCTGGAGTCTGGGGTGCCGCTGCTTCCTGTGGATCTGCTGCACTACCAGTTGCATCCCCTCTTGCAGGAATGGCTGCTGGACCAGCATCAGGGGGACGCGGACCTCCCCACCGGAGACCTGGATCTGGGGGTGGCTTTGCAGATGGTGCGACGTCTGGTGGCCAGTGACCAGCTGGAAACCCTGATGCCGTGGCTGGACCGAACCGTGCGGGAGTGGCTCAGGCAGGACCAGTTCGATGCCATCGTGACGGTGCTGGAAACCCTGGACGTGCAAACCCTCTCGCCTTTTTTGCGCACGGCCCTTGCAGAAGCCCACCTGAACCTGGCCCATGTGGACCTCAGTGAACGCATGCTGCTGGATCAGGTGCAAGATGGGCTTCCCACTTCACGCACCTTCGCCAATCTGGCCCTGATTGCCCTGCGCCGGGACCGCCTGGATGAAGCAAAGTCCATGCTGGATCAGGGAAAACTGGTGGCGATGGATGCAGAAGATGAACTGTGGGTCACCGGACTGGAAGTGTACCACCAGTTGCGCATTTCCAATGTTCAGCGGGCCGTGGAGCTGGCAGATTTCTGCGTGACCCTGGCCCGCAGCACCGGACTGCAGGAAATGCTGATCCTCAGCCATTGCCGCATGGCTTACGTGGAGCGCATCCGGCAGAACCCCAGAGGGGTGGAGTACCACACCGGAGAGGCCCTGCGTTTCGCCCTGCATCAGGGTCTGGTGCACAAGGCCGCCATTGCCGTGAATGCCCTGGCAGACCAGCAAAAAGACCTCGGGCTCTACCAGAAGGCCCTGGAGAACATCACCACCGCCATTGGGGGCATGCACAGCAAACACCCTTACACGGGGGTGATGTACGGCACCCGTGGGCTGATCTTCACGGAGATGGGCAACTTTGAAGAGGCCCTCAGGGACCTGCAGGAAAGCCAGCGGCTCCTTCACCTGCACCACAACCACCATGCAGCCATGCTGCCTGCGGCTTTCATCACGTACTGCCTGTACAGGCTGGGACATTTTGAGGAGCTGAACCGGCACTTCCAGGCTTTCGATGACCATGTGCAGCTCAATCCCAGCCCCAACAACCAGGATGGCAGGCTGGATTACCACCCGCTGGCAAGTTGCATCTGCCACTACGCCAACGGCAAGAAGCGTGAAGCCCTGCAGGCCCTGGAGGAAGTGGTGGTGTCGGAGCGCAACAGCTGGCTGGACTCGGTGCTGCTGGCCCAGTTGTTCCGCTGCAAGATCAAGCATGAATTGAAAGAGGTGCACCAGAAGGACGCGGACCTGCTCATGCGGATCATCGAAAGCCGGGACACCGGGGTGATGGTCGGCATGTACTACGATGAATTTTCTGGAGTGCTGGACCATTTCATTGAGCGGGGATGGCATGCCCGGACCCTGCAGGAACTGGTGCAGCACCGCCAACCCCACTTCAACCCCATCCAGAAGATCCGCATTGAAATGCTGGGCAAACCCCGCCTTTTGATCGGGGACAGGGAAGTCAAGATCCCCAACAATTATCCGGCCATGGCCCTGATCTACCTGCATTTGCACCGGGGGTCTTTTTCCACCACCCTGCGCATGACCGACCACCTGTGGCGCGAGGACCTGCAGGAACGCAAAGCCCGCAGCAACCGGGCGTCAGCGGCCTGTTCCATGCTCAAGAAAGTCCTGCGGGACTTTGACGCCACTTATGAAGACCTGGTGATCAAGGACCCCAGGGAGGGATTGCAGCTCAACGAAAAGTTCGAGGTCACCTCCGACCTTGATCCCTACCTTCACCCACAAAACCTGGGGCTTGATGAGCAACTGGAGTTGCTGCAAAAACTGGTGGAATTGCACAGGTTGCCTGGCATGTTCTTCGGGACCATCACCACCGACTGGGCTGAATCCGTCCGGGAGCAGATCCGCGAGGCGGCCACCGACATGGCCCGCATGCTGGCCGAGGACCGCGCCCTCAGGGGAGACCACCTTCAGGCCCTGGAGTTGCTGGAAATGGGCCTGCAGATTGATCCTCATGCCTTCGAATTGATGGAACAGGCCATCAACTACGCCCGCACAGCAAGACAATTCGAACGTGCTGCCGACCTCGGCCAGCGGCTCAGTGAGGTTGTGGGAAAGGACCTGTCCCTGCGTCATCAGCTGGTGCACCATCCTGTGGAAGTCCTTGGCACTTTCACCCTTCACCAGTTGCTGCTGGGGATGGACCTCCGGTTGCAACCTGACTGCAATTCAGGCACGCTGGTGTCCAATGAGCTGGAAAGTGCACCTTTCACCTCCATGATCCTCTCCTGGAATGGTGCAGCACCTGCAGGGTCCACCCTTGAAGTTGCAGTGCGGGTCAAAATCGCTGGAGAGTGGAGCGGCTTTTACTCTTACGGCCAGTGGAGTGAAGCCAACCGGGCCAGCACCCCCCCCAGAAAAGACCCGCATGGTCACATGGACACCGATGTGCTGAAACTGTACAGTCCGGCCACCTGCTACCAGTACCGGGTGACTTTCAACCGACTGGAAGGTGCTCCCTCCCCTGCCCTGTGGCAGATGACCGTGCTGACCACGGGGGAGGAGCCTCTCCCCTCCAGCCACACTTCCGACCAGACCACCTGGGGAACAGAGCTCCAGGTGCCCTCCATGTCTCAGTTGACGTTTGAGGAAGGGGCTGGATGGTGCAGCCCCACCTGCCTGAAAATGGTCTTTGGGCACCACGGGGTGAAGGTCAGCGTTCCAGAACTTGCCCAGCGGGTGTACGACAGCACCTACCGGGGCACAGGCAACTGGGTATTCAACACGGCTGCTGCAGCGGCGTACGGCCTGCGCGGGTATGTGCACCGCCTGACGGGCCTGCCTGAAGCCGAACACTTCATTGCCCGGGGCCTCCCTCTGGTCCTCAGCCTCAGCTGGAAAGAGGGGGAACTCACCGGTGCACCCCTCACCCGATCCACCGGGCACCTGATCCTGCTGGTGGGCTTCACCCGTGAGGGGCACCCCATCGTTCATGATCCTGCCGCACTGCGAATTGAGGACGTGCGCAGGGTGTATGACCGACTTGAGCTGGAGAAATTGTGGCTCAGACATTCACTGGGCATGTGTTACGTCATTGAACCCGTGGGGACCTCCCAGAACCAGAAAGCCCATCTGCTGCGCTGA
- a CDS encoding CBS domain-containing protein encodes MLVRERMTQNPMTVAPSTPALEAAARLKVSRLHVLPVVENGQLVGVLKDRDLEEAAAKRAQEQGDHLPYLVSRFLLQDLKVQDIMAHSTAELSPGMTLPEAARQMLKHGVMGLPVVQNGALVGVITVTDLLGALAEQEKTEQTPQVNA; translated from the coding sequence ATGCTGGTTCGAGAGCGCATGACCCAAAATCCAATGACTGTTGCACCTTCCACCCCCGCTCTGGAAGCCGCCGCTCGCCTGAAGGTCAGCCGCCTGCATGTGCTGCCCGTGGTTGAGAACGGCCAACTGGTTGGGGTCCTCAAAGACCGGGACCTGGAAGAGGCTGCAGCAAAACGTGCACAGGAACAGGGCGACCACCTGCCTTATCTGGTGAGCCGCTTCCTGCTGCAGGACCTGAAGGTTCAGGACATCATGGCCCACAGCACCGCTGAGCTCTCTCCAGGCATGACCCTCCCTGAAGCTGCACGCCAGATGCTCAAGCATGGCGTGATGGGTCTGCCCGTGGTGCAAAACGGTGCGCTTGTCGGCGTGATCACCGTGACAGACCTGCTGGGTGCACTTGCAGAGCAGGAGAAAACCGAACAGACCCCCCAGGTGAACGCATGA
- a CDS encoding family 43 glycosylhydrolase, with translation MKLHPLLLLTSALVSCASLTPSTQEITPQTGLVLTGDLGSHDPGMIKAGSTYCSFSTGIERTTSNPGGVLVHRSSGGMTGSWSTIGEIPVPQWTRDQYQVKNIWAPEVVYNGTDRRYYLYYSASQFGTRNSAIGVASSTNPCSPTSWTDHGAILRSSETTTDFNAIDANVHWDSSVGWYMSWGSFFSGIKIQKMSSMTSLTGSVYTIANRTNVSGNPVEASSIFKKGSYYYLFVSWDLCCKLLDSTYKTAMGRATSITGPYYDRNGVRLDQGGGTLLLADQGNERGQGGGDVYQEGGVDYFLHHYYDTTAGGAPKMALRRLDWTADGWPLENEQKVNVQVGSNYRLINSVNRLCLDVENAGTTAGTNVRQWTCNSNAAQEFKVESVTSGFYRLRSMVGAKDLCLDIENGSSTPGADVRLWTCNGLFSQNWRLDDMGAGYFRLVGQQTGLAMDNAGAGTAPGTDVRTWSVNNHPAQSWRFVFVR, from the coding sequence ATGAAACTGCACCCTCTACTGTTGCTGACGTCCGCACTGGTGTCCTGCGCCAGCCTGACCCCCTCCACACAGGAGATCACCCCCCAGACTGGTCTGGTACTGACCGGAGACCTGGGTTCCCATGACCCTGGAATGATCAAGGCGGGAAGCACCTATTGCAGCTTCTCCACCGGAATTGAACGCACCACCAGCAATCCCGGAGGGGTGCTGGTGCACCGCTCCAGTGGCGGCATGACCGGAAGCTGGAGCACCATCGGAGAAATCCCGGTGCCCCAGTGGACCAGGGACCAGTACCAGGTGAAAAACATCTGGGCCCCCGAAGTGGTCTACAACGGAACCGACCGAAGGTACTACCTGTACTATTCCGCCAGCCAGTTCGGGACCCGCAATTCGGCCATCGGGGTGGCCAGCAGCACCAACCCCTGCAGCCCCACCTCCTGGACCGACCACGGGGCCATTCTGCGCTCCTCGGAGACCACCACCGACTTCAACGCCATCGATGCCAACGTGCACTGGGACAGCAGTGTGGGCTGGTATATGTCCTGGGGATCGTTCTTTTCGGGCATCAAGATCCAGAAGATGAGCAGCATGACCTCACTGACCGGCAGCGTCTACACCATCGCCAACCGCACCAACGTCTCTGGAAACCCTGTGGAAGCCAGCTCCATTTTCAAGAAGGGCAGCTACTATTACCTGTTTGTCTCCTGGGATCTGTGCTGCAAACTGCTGGACAGCACCTACAAAACGGCAATGGGCCGCGCAACCTCCATCACTGGACCTTATTACGACCGCAATGGCGTGAGGCTCGATCAGGGCGGAGGCACCCTGCTGCTGGCCGATCAGGGAAACGAGCGCGGCCAGGGCGGCGGTGACGTGTACCAGGAAGGGGGTGTGGACTACTTCCTGCACCACTATTACGACACCACAGCAGGAGGAGCCCCCAAAATGGCCCTCAGGAGGCTCGACTGGACGGCAGACGGCTGGCCCCTGGAGAACGAACAGAAAGTGAACGTGCAGGTCGGCAGCAACTACAGGCTGATCAACTCGGTGAACCGCCTGTGCCTGGATGTGGAGAATGCAGGGACCACTGCAGGAACCAACGTGCGCCAGTGGACCTGCAACAGCAATGCCGCCCAGGAATTCAAGGTGGAAAGTGTGACCTCCGGATTCTACCGCCTGCGCAGCATGGTTGGTGCAAAAGACCTGTGCCTGGACATCGAAAACGGCTCCAGCACCCCGGGTGCAGATGTCCGGCTGTGGACCTGCAATGGCCTCTTCTCCCAGAACTGGCGACTGGACGACATGGGTGCAGGTTACTTCAGGCTGGTCGGACAGCAAACAGGGCTCGCCATGGACAACGCAGGTGCAGGCACCGCTCCGGGAACAGACGTGCGCACCTGGAGCGTGAACAACCACCCGGCCCAGAGCTGGCGTTTTGTGTTCGTGCGCTGA
- a CDS encoding aldo/keto reductase, with the protein MQKRTLGRTGLQVTEIGYGAWGIGQSMWIGAEDDESLKALSRFVELGGNFIDTALVYGDGHSERLVGQVVQQHPHVLVATKIPPRNFLWPARKDTSAQETYPAEHVIQCTERSLKDLGLPHIDLQQFHVWDDGWTDEGDWKDAIDQLKKDGKIRHFGISINDHQANNGVKLVESGKVDTVQVIYNVFDQSPQDRLLDACLEHNVGVIVRVALDEGGLTGKITPETVFPEGDWRNHYFGGNRKAELQEHLQAIEKDLGIRTDQLPETALRFVLSHKAVSTVIVGMRSVGNVERNVTIADGKGLPADQVQKLYNHRWDRNWYI; encoded by the coding sequence ATGCAAAAAAGAACACTTGGCCGCACCGGCCTGCAAGTCACCGAAATTGGATATGGGGCCTGGGGCATCGGACAGAGCATGTGGATCGGTGCCGAGGACGACGAAAGCCTCAAGGCCCTCAGCCGTTTCGTGGAACTCGGCGGCAACTTCATTGACACTGCCCTGGTCTATGGCGACGGACACAGCGAACGGCTGGTGGGACAGGTGGTGCAGCAACACCCCCATGTGCTGGTCGCCACCAAAATCCCACCCAGAAATTTCCTGTGGCCCGCCCGCAAAGACACCTCTGCACAGGAAACCTACCCTGCAGAGCATGTGATTCAGTGCACCGAGCGCAGCCTGAAAGACCTGGGGCTGCCCCACATCGACCTGCAGCAGTTCCACGTCTGGGATGATGGCTGGACCGATGAAGGCGACTGGAAAGACGCCATTGACCAGCTCAAGAAAGACGGCAAAATCCGTCACTTTGGCATCTCCATCAATGACCACCAGGCCAACAATGGGGTGAAACTGGTGGAGTCCGGGAAGGTGGACACGGTGCAGGTGATTTACAACGTGTTTGACCAGAGCCCGCAGGACCGTCTGCTGGACGCCTGTCTGGAGCACAATGTGGGGGTCATTGTGCGGGTGGCCCTCGATGAAGGGGGCCTGACGGGCAAAATCACTCCTGAAACCGTGTTCCCCGAAGGGGACTGGCGCAACCACTACTTCGGTGGGAACCGCAAGGCCGAGCTGCAGGAGCACCTGCAGGCCATTGAAAAGGATCTGGGCATCCGTACGGACCAGCTTCCTGAAACAGCCTTGCGTTTTGTGCTGTCCCACAAAGCGGTGTCCACCGTGATTGTGGGCATGCGCAGTGTAGGCAACGTGGAGCGCAACGTGACCATTGCAGATGGCAAGGGGCTTCCTGCAGATCAGGTCCAGAAGCTCTACAACCACCGCTGGGACCGCAACTGGTACATCTAG